A stretch of Desulfurivibrio alkaliphilus AHT 2 DNA encodes these proteins:
- the hldE gene encoding bifunctional D-glycero-beta-D-manno-heptose-7-phosphate kinase/D-glycero-beta-D-manno-heptose 1-phosphate adenylyltransferase HldE, which translates to MKLIVPSFERARLLVIGDLILDRYLYGATRRISPEAPVPVLHVDREEEQRAGGAGNVALNIAALGAEVTLLGLTGRDEEGEALKNILTAQKVRCDFNSPGQQRTINKLRILSRHQQLLRVDREAPFSASDAASLTEKFRHLLSSVSVAILSDYGKGTLSHSRELVTTAREIGVPVLVDPKSRDFNDYRGATLLTPNLSEFEAVAGESRSEAELAERALRVAEECRLDALLVTRGAQGMTLVQTDGSSPLHLPTQAREVFDITGAGDTVIAILGASLAAGLSLPEAVQLANIGAGIVVGKLGTATVSVPELRRALHVPEEFPRGVLGEEELLAAVAAARAGGERIVMTNGCFDLLHAGHVSYLKQARQLGDRLLVAVNDDASVRALKGPGRPINPLEQRLEVLAGLAAVDWVIPFAEETPRRLICRVLPDVLVKGGDYRPEQIAGHDCVLAAGGEVKVLGFAHGCSSSRMIARINEARKEVEER; encoded by the coding sequence ATGAAACTGATAGTGCCAAGTTTTGAACGGGCCCGCCTACTGGTGATCGGCGATCTGATCCTCGATCGTTACCTGTACGGCGCTACCCGTCGTATCTCACCGGAGGCCCCGGTGCCGGTGCTGCATGTGGATCGGGAAGAAGAGCAGCGCGCCGGCGGGGCAGGCAATGTGGCCCTTAATATCGCGGCCCTGGGCGCCGAGGTGACTTTGCTCGGCCTTACCGGCAGGGATGAGGAAGGGGAAGCCCTTAAAAATATCCTGACCGCGCAAAAAGTTCGCTGTGATTTTAACTCGCCGGGGCAGCAGCGCACCATCAACAAACTTCGTATCCTCAGTCGCCACCAGCAATTGTTGCGGGTTGATCGGGAAGCACCCTTCAGTGCAAGTGATGCCGCGTCGCTGACGGAAAAGTTTCGCCACTTGCTGTCCTCGGTATCGGTGGCGATTCTCTCCGACTACGGCAAGGGAACTTTGAGCCATAGCCGTGAGTTGGTGACAACGGCCCGGGAAATTGGGGTTCCGGTGCTGGTCGATCCCAAAAGCCGGGATTTTAACGACTACCGCGGCGCCACCCTGCTGACCCCCAACCTGAGCGAATTTGAAGCGGTGGCCGGTGAGAGTCGCAGTGAGGCGGAGCTGGCGGAGCGGGCCCTGCGGGTGGCCGAAGAGTGCCGCCTGGATGCCCTGCTGGTTACCCGCGGAGCCCAGGGCATGACCCTGGTTCAGACCGACGGCTCGTCACCTCTGCACCTGCCCACCCAAGCGCGGGAGGTCTTTGATATTACCGGGGCCGGCGATACGGTGATTGCCATTCTGGGGGCGTCGCTGGCGGCGGGACTTTCCTTGCCCGAGGCGGTACAACTGGCCAATATCGGGGCCGGGATCGTGGTGGGCAAGCTGGGCACCGCCACGGTTTCGGTGCCCGAGCTGCGCCGGGCGTTGCATGTTCCCGAAGAATTTCCACGCGGGGTGTTGGGGGAGGAAGAACTGCTGGCGGCGGTGGCGGCGGCGCGGGCCGGCGGTGAACGGATTGTGATGACCAACGGCTGTTTTGATTTGCTGCATGCCGGTCATGTTTCATATCTTAAGCAGGCCCGGCAACTGGGTGATCGCCTGCTGGTGGCGGTTAATGATGACGCTTCGGTGCGGGCCCTGAAGGGGCCGGGGCGCCCCATTAACCCTTTGGAACAGCGGCTGGAGGTTTTGGCCGGGCTGGCGGCGGTGGACTGGGTGATTCCTTTTGCCGAAGAAACGCCCCGCCGGCTTATTTGCCGGGTGTTGCCCGACGTGCTGGTCAAGGGTGGGGACTACCGCCCGGAGCAAATCGCCGGCCACGACTGCGTGCTGGCCGCCGGCGGTGAGGTGAAAGTTCTTGGTTTTGCTCACGGTTGCTCCAGCAGCCGGATGATCGCCAGGATTAACGAGGCTCGGAAAGAGGTGGAGGAGAGATGA
- a CDS encoding glycosyltransferase family 9 protein: MLPLLAPPKKLCILRLSAIGDITHVLPTLRTLQHHWPQTAITWIIGKSEAALVGDIPGVEFISFDKSAGLPAYRQLFRQLKERRFDLLLHMQVSLRASLCSLAVKAPIRLGFDRRRGKNLQWLFTNARIAANPRQHVLDGFLEFPRSLGLNEMVMRWELPIPPEAESFAAQQLAAPDQFLAVNPCSSNRPRNFRNWSIKSYAAVIDHAARRHGLRTVLTGAPTKEEQDYAAAIADAAGTAVLNLVGRTTLKQLAAVLARCRVTIAPDTGPAHIANAVGTPVIGLYATSNPERTGPYNWLQSTVNRYPEAVYREFGHPPEKLPWGKRVRNPNAMELITVDEVTAQLDKIMG; the protein is encoded by the coding sequence ATGCTTCCCCTCTTAGCGCCACCCAAAAAACTTTGCATTTTACGTCTTTCCGCCATTGGCGACATCACCCATGTGCTGCCGACCCTGCGCACCCTGCAGCACCACTGGCCACAGACCGCCATCACCTGGATCATCGGCAAAAGCGAAGCCGCCCTGGTCGGGGATATCCCCGGGGTGGAGTTCATTAGCTTCGACAAGTCCGCCGGCCTGCCGGCCTACCGGCAACTTTTCCGGCAACTGAAGGAGCGGCGGTTCGATCTTTTGCTGCACATGCAGGTTTCCTTGCGGGCCAGCCTCTGCAGCCTGGCGGTCAAGGCGCCGATCCGGCTGGGATTTGACCGCCGGCGGGGCAAAAACCTGCAGTGGCTTTTTACCAACGCCCGCATCGCCGCCAACCCCCGGCAGCATGTGCTGGACGGTTTCCTGGAGTTTCCCAGGTCGCTGGGGCTCAACGAGATGGTCATGCGCTGGGAGTTGCCGATCCCGCCGGAGGCCGAGTCCTTCGCCGCTCAGCAACTGGCGGCCCCCGACCAGTTCCTGGCCGTCAACCCCTGTTCCAGCAACCGGCCGCGTAATTTTCGCAACTGGAGCATCAAGTCCTACGCGGCAGTGATCGACCATGCCGCCCGGCGGCACGGGCTGCGCACCGTCTTAACCGGCGCCCCGACCAAAGAAGAACAGGACTATGCCGCCGCCATCGCCGATGCGGCCGGAACTGCGGTGCTTAACCTGGTGGGCCGGACCACCCTGAAACAACTGGCGGCCGTCCTTGCCCGCTGCCGGGTCACCATCGCCCCGGACACCGGCCCGGCCCATATCGCCAACGCCGTTGGCACCCCGGTCATCGGCCTGTACGCCACCTCCAACCCCGAGCGCACCGGCCCCTATAACTGGCTGCAAAGCACGGTCAATCGTTATCCGGAAGCGGTTTACCGCGAATTTGGCCACCCCCCGGAAAAACTTCCCTGGGGCAAACGCGTCCGCAACCCCAACGCCATGGAACTAATCACCGTGGATGAGGTTACCGCCCAGCTGGACAAAATCATGGGGTAA
- a CDS encoding deoxyguanosinetriphosphate triphosphohydrolase family protein has protein sequence MNFFSAKEAQLLELKKALADKEARQLSPLAARSSEGTRRRGEERGDHRLPFATDTDRILHSRSYTRYIDKTQVFYMVRNDHITHRVLHVQLVSKIARTIGRFLGLNEDLIEAIALGHDIGHPPFGHDGEKLLDELCREHGLPSFQHNLQSVIFLEEIEKQGRGLNLTLQVLDGIMCHDGEIHQRMLRPERSKTFADFDREFAAKQQDGKLELSPMTLEGCVVRLADTIAYIGRDIEDAIELGMISRDQLPAEVVEVLGNSNGSMVYRLVTDLIVGGIEGDRIAFSPQVSEALYNLKQFNYQRIYLNPLIKQGIDLIGICYRTMFERYLDDLAGNRADSPIVKEFLAPLEPGYRQRTGDVAVVRDFIAGMTDDYFLRQAAACGCRLPEVRQTLGKKNEP, from the coding sequence ATGAACTTTTTTTCTGCAAAAGAAGCGCAACTGCTGGAGTTGAAAAAGGCCCTGGCGGATAAGGAAGCGCGGCAGCTCTCTCCCCTGGCCGCCCGGAGCAGCGAGGGGACGCGGCGCCGGGGGGAAGAGCGGGGCGATCACCGTTTGCCCTTTGCCACCGACACCGACCGCATCCTCCATTCCCGTAGCTATACCCGTTATATCGATAAGACCCAGGTTTTTTACATGGTCCGCAACGACCATATCACCCACCGGGTGCTGCATGTCCAGCTGGTTTCCAAAATCGCCCGCACCATCGGCCGTTTTTTGGGCCTTAACGAGGATCTGATCGAGGCCATTGCCCTGGGGCACGATATCGGCCACCCGCCTTTCGGCCATGACGGCGAGAAGCTGCTGGATGAGCTTTGCCGGGAGCATGGGCTGCCCTCCTTTCAGCACAACCTGCAGAGCGTGATTTTTCTGGAAGAGATCGAAAAGCAGGGGCGGGGGCTGAACCTGACCCTGCAGGTCCTGGATGGGATCATGTGCCATGACGGCGAGATTCACCAGCGTATGCTTCGGCCCGAGCGCAGCAAGACCTTTGCCGATTTTGACCGGGAGTTTGCCGCCAAGCAGCAGGACGGCAAGCTGGAGTTGTCTCCCATGACCCTGGAGGGTTGCGTGGTGCGGCTGGCCGATACCATTGCCTACATCGGCCGGGACATTGAAGACGCCATCGAGCTGGGGATGATCAGCCGGGATCAGCTGCCTGCGGAAGTGGTTGAGGTGCTGGGTAACAGCAACGGTTCCATGGTTTACCGGCTGGTTACCGACCTGATCGTGGGCGGGATCGAAGGCGACCGGATTGCCTTTTCACCGCAGGTTTCCGAGGCCCTGTATAACTTGAAGCAATTCAACTATCAGCGAATTTACCTGAATCCGTTGATCAAGCAAGGGATTGATCTGATCGGCATCTGTTATCGGACCATGTTTGAGCGTTATCTCGACGACCTGGCCGGCAATAGAGCCGATTCGCCGATCGTTAAAGAATTTCTGGCGCCACTGGAGCCGGGTTACCGCCAACGGACCGGCGATGTGGCCGTGGTGCGGGATTTTATTGCCGGCATGACCGACGATTACTTCTTGCGTCAGGCTGCCGCCTGCGGTTGCCGCTTGCCGGAGGTGCGCCAAACCCTGGGAAAAAAAAATGAACCGTGA
- a CDS encoding D-glycero-alpha-D-manno-heptose-1,7-bisphosphate 7-phosphatase — protein sequence MSGRPALFLDRDGVINEDYAYVCRRQDFVFVEGIFELCRTARQRGYLLVVVTNQSGIGRGYFNETDFLALNDWMCRVFATEGCPIDAVYFCPYHPEHGQGEYKKDAACRKPQPGMIRQAAREHGIDLAGSVLVGDRESDIAAGLAAGIGRNILYDPAGSSSARPVKGASAVVQSLAAVQAYL from the coding sequence ATGAGCGGTCGGCCGGCCCTGTTCTTGGATCGTGACGGCGTGATCAACGAGGACTACGCCTACGTCTGCCGTCGGCAGGATTTTGTCTTTGTGGAGGGCATTTTTGAGCTGTGCCGTACCGCCAGGCAGCGGGGCTACCTGCTGGTGGTGGTGACCAATCAGTCCGGTATCGGCCGGGGTTATTTTAATGAGACCGACTTTCTGGCCCTCAACGACTGGATGTGCCGGGTTTTCGCCACCGAAGGCTGCCCCATCGATGCCGTTTACTTTTGCCCATATCATCCGGAACACGGGCAGGGGGAGTATAAAAAGGACGCCGCCTGTCGCAAGCCGCAACCGGGGATGATCCGGCAGGCCGCCCGCGAACACGGGATCGATCTTGCCGGGTCGGTGCTGGTGGGTGATCGGGAGAGCGATATTGCAGCTGGCCTGGCGGCGGGCATCGGCCGCAATATTCTCTATGACCCGGCTGGTAGCAGCAGCGCCCGCCCGGTCAAAGGGGCCAGCGCGGTGGTGCAAAGTCTGGCCGCCGTCCAGGCTTACCTTTAA
- a CDS encoding histone deacetylase family protein — MSLPPPKLLLVNDDDFLQHDTGLDHPESPARLQAVYQRQALGFPDHRLPADAISTLPPRPAARRELTAIHTEEYLLRLEEAALAERGYLDHPDNRLSYDTYRVALLAAGAGLAAIDRLEAANATAAGALIRPPGHHAERSTPLGFCFLNNAAVAARYWQQRHDRKKIMIIDWDAHHGNGIQAAFEDDPEVFYLSIHEHPTWSFPGTGWSEERGQGAGRGTTLNLPLPPGSGDDLVLRLLDEVIDPALQSFAPEALIIAAGFDGHHHDDMSGLSYSSELYRRLGRHAAASAARHCPGRLLFLLEGGYQPDLLVRCLGNFLEGLLAVPPDHPGR; from the coding sequence ATGTCTTTACCACCTCCCAAGCTGCTGCTGGTCAACGACGACGATTTTCTCCAACACGACACCGGCCTCGATCACCCCGAAAGTCCGGCCCGGCTGCAAGCCGTTTACCAGCGGCAAGCCTTGGGCTTTCCCGACCATCGGCTTCCGGCAGACGCCATCAGCACCCTGCCACCCCGCCCCGCCGCCCGCCGGGAACTGACCGCGATCCATACGGAGGAATATCTGCTGCGCCTGGAAGAAGCGGCACTGGCGGAACGAGGTTACCTGGATCACCCGGACAATCGTTTAAGTTACGACACTTATCGGGTCGCTCTGCTGGCCGCCGGCGCCGGCCTGGCGGCCATCGACCGGCTGGAAGCCGCCAACGCCACCGCCGCCGGTGCCCTGATCCGCCCGCCGGGACACCATGCCGAGCGCTCCACCCCCTTGGGTTTTTGTTTTCTCAACAACGCGGCGGTGGCGGCCCGTTACTGGCAACAACGCCATGATCGTAAAAAAATCATGATAATCGACTGGGACGCCCATCACGGTAACGGTATCCAGGCCGCCTTCGAAGATGACCCGGAGGTTTTTTACCTGAGTATCCACGAACATCCCACCTGGAGCTTCCCCGGTACCGGCTGGAGCGAGGAACGGGGCCAGGGTGCGGGGCGGGGGACCACCCTCAACCTGCCTCTGCCGCCGGGAAGCGGCGACGATCTGGTGCTGCGGCTGCTCGACGAGGTAATTGACCCTGCCCTGCAAAGCTTTGCCCCCGAGGCCCTGATTATCGCCGCCGGTTTTGACGGCCACCACCATGACGACATGTCCGGGCTAAGCTACAGCAGCGAGCTTTACCGGCGGCTTGGCCGCCATGCCGCCGCCAGTGCCGCCCGCCATTGCCCCGGCAGGCTGCTTTTTCTGCTGGAAGGAGGCTACCAGCCCGACCTGCTGGTCCGGTGCCTGGGCAATTTCCTGGAAGGTTTGCTGGCCGTCCCCCCGGATCATCCTGGCAGATAA
- a CDS encoding CBS domain-containing protein yields MEIKKYMSAPPVTISPEITIPAARALLKSHHFRHLPVVDKEGGLLGMVTDRDLRSAYPSSVLDQDNRQHLAELEHKPVSAIMSQAVHTLSTEASIDDALLLLDREQVGALPVVDGQNRVLGIFSVRDLMRAYRNLFGLGERGSAMLVIIDDGSPRPLSRLGAALEAADLHFTRLLKVKGQKAGEENLIYLRVNTCNLPAVHKVLAAAGFKEKTW; encoded by the coding sequence ATGGAAATCAAAAAATACATGAGCGCCCCGCCCGTCACTATTTCACCCGAAATAACCATTCCCGCCGCCCGGGCCCTGCTCAAATCTCACCATTTTCGCCACCTGCCGGTGGTGGACAAAGAAGGGGGGCTGCTGGGAATGGTCACCGACCGGGATCTGCGTTCGGCCTACCCTTCCAGCGTCCTCGACCAGGACAACCGGCAGCACCTGGCCGAGCTGGAGCACAAACCGGTCAGCGCAATTATGAGCCAAGCCGTGCACACCCTCTCGACGGAAGCCAGCATCGACGATGCCCTGCTGCTGCTGGACCGGGAACAGGTCGGCGCTCTGCCGGTGGTGGACGGCCAAAACAGGGTGCTGGGAATCTTTTCCGTCCGTGACCTGATGAGAGCCTACCGCAACCTTTTTGGCCTGGGCGAACGGGGTTCGGCCATGCTGGTCATCATCGATGACGGCTCACCCCGGCCATTAAGCCGCCTTGGTGCCGCCCTGGAGGCCGCCGACCTCCACTTCACCAGACTGCTCAAGGTAAAGGGCCAAAAAGCCGGCGAAGAGAATCTGATCTACCTGCGGGTCAACACCTGTAATTTACCGGCGGTCCACAAGGTCCTGGCCGCCGCCGGCTTCAAGGAAAAGACGTGGTAA
- a CDS encoding hybrid sensor histidine kinase/response regulator, producing MNRESQATSTIRRILVVDNNPLIVKMLERFLTDEGFEVKSAADGLAALQVLDEYTPDLIFVDLIMPNISGEKLCRVIRATDSLRGVRLVVLSAVVAEENVDFQAFGADACIAKGPFAELKENIRAVLAMLVQQPEQAAREIIGRENLLQRGVTRELLDIRRYFDAILQSMSDGVVQLSRQRRIVFVNRAVTEMIGWPEEKILSSNLLDHLSAAAATLLEAALVDREREIATTGKVAAPCVIGEEEEVLLGGRQVLLTLLPLVERQDSSCWLVMQDITERKRAAALQQRYQQQLEEEIERQTAELAQRYRELQSEVERRKQTEAALQASHDELEARVAARTAEVEKLYSQLLHSEKLRAVGKLAASIAHEFNNPICGIRNVLQGLQRRQTLAAGDHDLVAMAVRECDRVARLTSDLQSFNRPTSSQLVMLDVHAALKDILLLCQKDLENGKVEVRQELAPDLPPVRAVPDQLKQVFLNLLTNAREAIGPTGGRIVIATRREDDEVMISFCDSGCGIAAENLERIYEPFFSTKPAVKGTGLGLAVSYGIVQRHGGRLEVESREGQGACFKLFLPLPKQ from the coding sequence ATGAACCGTGAAAGCCAGGCTACGAGCACCATCCGCCGGATCCTCGTCGTCGACAACAACCCGTTGATCGTCAAAATGTTGGAGCGCTTCCTGACCGATGAGGGTTTTGAGGTGAAAAGCGCCGCCGACGGCCTGGCGGCCCTGCAGGTCCTGGATGAATATACCCCTGATCTGATCTTTGTCGACCTGATCATGCCCAATATCAGCGGTGAGAAATTATGCCGGGTAATTCGGGCCACCGACTCTCTGCGGGGAGTGCGCCTGGTGGTGCTGTCCGCCGTGGTGGCGGAGGAAAATGTCGATTTTCAGGCCTTCGGCGCCGATGCCTGCATCGCCAAGGGGCCTTTTGCCGAGCTTAAAGAAAATATTCGGGCGGTGCTGGCCATGCTGGTTCAGCAACCAGAGCAGGCCGCCCGGGAAATTATCGGCCGGGAGAATCTGCTGCAGCGGGGGGTAACCCGGGAGTTGCTGGATATCCGCCGTTACTTTGATGCCATTTTGCAGAGCATGAGTGACGGTGTGGTGCAGTTAAGCCGGCAGCGGCGGATTGTGTTTGTTAACCGGGCGGTGACGGAGATGATCGGCTGGCCGGAGGAAAAGATTCTTTCCAGCAACTTACTCGATCATCTTTCAGCCGCAGCCGCCACCCTGCTGGAGGCGGCCCTGGTTGACCGGGAGCGGGAAATCGCCACCACCGGCAAAGTAGCCGCCCCATGCGTTATCGGGGAAGAGGAAGAGGTTTTGCTGGGGGGGCGGCAGGTGCTGTTGACCTTGCTGCCGCTTGTCGAACGTCAAGACTCGTCCTGCTGGCTGGTGATGCAGGACATTACCGAGCGCAAGCGGGCGGCCGCTTTGCAGCAACGTTACCAGCAGCAGTTGGAGGAGGAAATAGAGCGGCAGACCGCCGAGCTGGCGCAGCGTTACCGGGAATTGCAGTCCGAGGTGGAGCGGCGCAAGCAGACGGAAGCAGCTCTGCAGGCCTCCCATGACGAGCTGGAGGCAAGGGTGGCCGCCCGTACGGCGGAGGTGGAAAAACTCTACAGCCAACTGCTCCATTCGGAAAAGCTAAGGGCGGTGGGCAAGCTGGCTGCCTCCATTGCCCATGAGTTCAACAACCCGATCTGCGGTATTCGCAATGTTCTCCAGGGTCTGCAACGTCGACAGACCCTGGCGGCCGGGGATCACGATCTGGTGGCCATGGCGGTGCGGGAGTGTGATCGGGTAGCCCGCCTGACCAGCGATCTGCAAAGCTTCAATCGGCCCACCTCATCCCAGCTGGTTATGCTGGATGTGCACGCGGCCCTGAAGGATATTCTCCTGCTGTGCCAGAAAGATCTGGAAAACGGCAAGGTTGAGGTGCGGCAGGAGTTGGCTCCGGATCTGCCGCCGGTGCGGGCAGTGCCCGATCAGTTAAAACAGGTCTTTCTCAACTTGCTGACCAATGCCCGGGAAGCCATCGGTCCGACCGGCGGGCGGATCGTCATCGCCACCCGCCGGGAAGACGATGAGGTGATGATCAGCTTTTGTGACAGCGGTTGCGGGATCGCCGCCGAGAACCTGGAGCGCATCTATGAGCCTTTTTTTTCCACCAAGCCGGCGGTTAAGGGTACCGGGCTGGGCTTGGCGGTAAGCTACGGGATTGTGCAACGGCACGGCGGTCGCCTGGAGGTGGAGAGCCGGGAGGGGCAGGGAGCTTGCTTCAAGCTCTTTTTGCCGTTGCCAAAACAGTAA
- a CDS encoding response regulator, producing MHKHKAKILLVDDEELIRASLAMDLAEAGYSVAAAAGGEEALEMFRRGEFDLVITDLLMEGMDGLELLRGLRSEAPEVGVMILTGYGALPTAIEAIRLGADDYLLKPYQFEELQIRLDICLEKRALKKRIKAYEGILPVCSVCRKIRDDEGREPGSGPWLSMEKFLAQKAGLRSSHTYCPHCFEQVTKELE from the coding sequence ATGCATAAACATAAAGCAAAGATTCTGCTGGTTGACGATGAGGAACTGATCAGGGCCAGCCTGGCCATGGATTTGGCGGAGGCCGGCTACTCGGTTGCAGCGGCTGCGGGCGGCGAGGAGGCCCTGGAGATGTTTCGCCGGGGCGAGTTTGATCTGGTGATCACCGATCTGCTGATGGAGGGGATGGATGGACTTGAACTGCTGCGCGGTCTGCGGAGTGAAGCGCCGGAGGTTGGCGTGATGATCCTCACCGGATACGGGGCCCTGCCCACGGCCATTGAGGCCATCCGGCTCGGGGCCGATGATTATTTACTTAAGCCTTACCAGTTTGAAGAGTTGCAGATCAGGCTTGATATCTGCCTGGAAAAGCGGGCTCTGAAGAAACGGATCAAGGCCTATGAGGGGATTTTGCCGGTCTGTTCGGTCTGCCGGAAGATTCGTGACGACGAGGGGCGGGAGCCGGGCAGCGGCCCCTGGCTGAGCATGGAAAAATTCCTGGCCCAGAAGGCCGGCCTGCGCTCAAGCCACACCTACTGCCCCCACTGTTTTGAACAGGTAACCAAAGAGCTGGAATAG
- a CDS encoding D-sedoheptulose 7-phosphate isomerase, which translates to MIEAQLAETSRVMEAMAADKGLAATLAAAATAWVKCLQNGGKILLAGNGGSAADAQHVAAELVGRFAFDRPGLPAVALTTDTSIITAVGNDYGFEQLFARQVQALGVKGDVLVGYSTSGGSENVLRALEVARAGGLITVGFTGGKGGDGPMAARCDYLLVVPAENTARIQEGHLVLGHIICGLVENTLFGNQEG; encoded by the coding sequence ATGATCGAGGCGCAGTTGGCGGAAACCAGTCGGGTCATGGAGGCCATGGCCGCCGATAAGGGGTTGGCCGCCACCCTGGCGGCTGCGGCGACGGCTTGGGTGAAATGCCTGCAAAACGGCGGCAAGATTTTGCTGGCCGGCAACGGCGGCAGTGCCGCCGATGCCCAACATGTGGCGGCGGAACTGGTGGGGCGTTTTGCCTTTGATCGCCCCGGTTTGCCGGCGGTGGCCCTTACCACCGACACCTCGATCATTACCGCCGTGGGCAACGATTACGGTTTTGAGCAGCTTTTTGCCCGCCAGGTACAGGCCCTGGGCGTTAAGGGGGATGTGCTGGTCGGCTACTCAACTTCCGGTGGTTCGGAAAACGTGTTACGGGCCCTGGAAGTGGCGCGGGCCGGCGGCCTGATAACCGTGGGCTTCACCGGCGGCAAGGGGGGAGATGGTCCGATGGCGGCTCGATGTGATTATCTGCTGGTGGTGCCGGCGGAGAACACCGCCAGGATCCAGGAGGGGCACCTGGTGCTGGGGCATATTATCTGCGGCCTGGTGGAAAATACCCTCTTTGGCAACCAGGAAGGTTGA
- a CDS encoding serine hydrolase domain-containing protein: MLLLLPAACGGPFTRIELEPDQEGARRLARTGDVGAEVEDLVRPLQQRNTTPALVVGVLLPDGSRQTFGYGTTRTKGGHRPDGETLFAIGSSSKGLVSAAAAVLVQEGRLSWHDTMKDLLPEAALFSPDAQKITLLELATHTSGLPRHPFTPRFLVYFTEFLFTGNNFYRYLDRDYLLDYLAGFKAPEHPGVRYSNIGYGLLGHTLERVTGKELATLINDKVLLPLGMQATGYDPAQLPGYHQRAFPHAGDHPKFIRRGRPVPEWEFTDILHGAAGLYTNAYDLLSYAAAHLHPPRQPVLARALQDTLEVRVKDSDQDDRALAWAISQVDDLTITYQVGYVSGYSSYIGLDRENLTAVVVLQNSLNWQESIGHRLLLRLGQAAEGNFKITWELDGGRHQ, translated from the coding sequence GTGTTGTTACTCCTGCCGGCGGCCTGCGGCGGGCCATTTACCCGTATTGAACTCGAACCCGACCAGGAGGGCGCCCGGCGTCTGGCCCGGACCGGCGATGTCGGGGCCGAGGTGGAAGATCTGGTTCGCCCGCTTCAACAGCGCAACACCACCCCGGCCCTGGTGGTGGGAGTGCTGCTGCCCGACGGCAGCCGGCAGACCTTTGGTTACGGGACCACCAGGACCAAAGGCGGCCACCGGCCCGATGGAGAAACCCTGTTTGCCATCGGGTCATCAAGCAAGGGCCTGGTCAGCGCCGCCGCCGCTGTGCTGGTGCAGGAAGGACGGCTCTCCTGGCACGACACCATGAAAGATCTGTTGCCGGAGGCCGCTTTATTCAGCCCTGATGCGCAAAAAATCACCCTGCTGGAACTGGCCACCCACACCTCGGGACTCCCGCGACACCCTTTTACACCGCGATTTCTTGTCTATTTCACCGAGTTTCTATTTACCGGAAACAATTTTTATCGCTACCTCGACCGGGATTACCTGTTGGATTACCTGGCCGGTTTCAAGGCGCCGGAACACCCGGGCGTCCGCTATTCCAACATCGGCTACGGCCTGCTCGGCCATACCCTGGAAAGAGTAACCGGCAAAGAGCTGGCCACCCTGATCAACGACAAAGTGCTGCTGCCCCTGGGCATGCAGGCCACCGGTTATGACCCGGCGCAATTGCCCGGCTATCATCAGCGGGCGTTTCCCCATGCCGGGGATCACCCCAAATTCATCCGCCGCGGCCGACCGGTTCCCGAATGGGAGTTTACCGACATCCTCCACGGGGCGGCGGGGCTGTATACCAATGCTTACGATTTGCTCAGCTATGCCGCCGCCCATTTGCACCCCCCCAGGCAGCCGGTTTTGGCCCGGGCCCTGCAGGATACCCTGGAGGTGCGGGTGAAGGACTCGGACCAGGATGACCGAGCGTTGGCCTGGGCCATAAGCCAGGTGGATGACTTGACCATCACCTACCAGGTCGGCTACGTCAGCGGTTACAGCAGTTATATCGGGCTGGACCGGGAAAACCTGACGGCGGTGGTGGTGTTGCAAAACAGCCTGAACTGGCAGGAAAGCATCGGCCACCGGCTGCTGTTACGCCTCGGGCAAGCGGCCGAGGGCAACTTCAAGATCACCTGGGAGCTGGACGGGGGCCGCCACCAATGA